In one Gemmatimonadota bacterium genomic region, the following are encoded:
- a CDS encoding CocE/NonD family hydrolase has product MIAPGSRPTAAPARFRMPTHARPLLIRCLTVIAATAFRPAAAQAPNPGSYSPPQFSVQQSRGHKVSMRDGVQLSVDIYQPATPGRYASLLSITPYDNNAGWKERAKWFAARGYAVVLADTRGRYDSDGEWDPFGAKQKTDGYDVVEWIAKQPWSNANVGMYGPSYMGWETWWTATQGPPSLKAIVPEVAPPDAFSNAPYQNGVLVSWIFDWAAMMAGRTGQEVAPGPKGGFVNERAQDLMHTPYVDVNRNRGVIDAPWFETWIRDNLATSAYWKAISYQTKGSYARVNVPSLAVSGWFDGNHPGTPMNYLAMKALGATPEARRPRFVIGPWYHWPVATRELGGIDYGAAAAIDWDGYVTRFFDHYLKGVDNGVERDAPVHVFVMGANEWRAEADWPLPRTQWTKFFLRSQGKANSIRGDGVLSPTAPSGPEPADSYIYDPATPTRDPFFGSQNSRGDIDGAFDTRLSAITDDVLVYTTPVLTEDVEVTGPITAKLYAATSARDTDWMMRLVDVRPDGSTAFLTDGVIRARNRDPENQGRFTAERFTTITPNQVYEYTLEFWRGTANVFAKGHRIRVEISSSFFPYYLRNLNTGEDNVGLATGSVVATQKIHHSSQAPSHIVLPVIPRRS; this is encoded by the coding sequence ATGATCGCGCCAGGCTCGCGCCCCACTGCAGCACCTGCGAGGTTCCGCATGCCCACGCACGCACGGCCATTGCTCATTAGGTGCCTAACGGTCATCGCCGCGACCGCGTTCCGTCCAGCCGCTGCACAGGCTCCGAATCCTGGGTCCTATTCCCCGCCTCAGTTCAGCGTGCAGCAGTCGCGTGGACACAAAGTTTCGATGCGCGACGGCGTGCAGCTGTCGGTGGACATCTATCAGCCGGCGACACCGGGCCGCTACGCCAGTCTCCTCTCGATCACGCCCTACGACAATAACGCCGGGTGGAAGGAACGCGCGAAGTGGTTCGCCGCGCGGGGCTATGCGGTTGTACTCGCCGACACCCGCGGCCGATATGACTCGGACGGCGAGTGGGATCCGTTCGGTGCCAAGCAGAAAACCGACGGGTACGATGTCGTTGAGTGGATCGCCAAGCAGCCGTGGAGCAACGCCAATGTGGGGATGTATGGCCCTTCATATATGGGGTGGGAGACCTGGTGGACTGCCACACAGGGACCCCCCTCCCTCAAGGCGATCGTCCCCGAGGTCGCGCCGCCGGACGCGTTCAGCAATGCGCCGTACCAGAACGGCGTGCTCGTGTCGTGGATCTTTGACTGGGCTGCGATGATGGCTGGCCGGACGGGACAGGAGGTGGCCCCGGGACCGAAAGGAGGGTTCGTCAACGAGCGTGCGCAGGACCTGATGCACACGCCTTATGTCGACGTTAACCGCAACCGGGGCGTGATCGATGCACCCTGGTTCGAGACCTGGATCCGCGACAACCTCGCCACATCGGCCTATTGGAAGGCGATCTCCTACCAGACAAAGGGGAGTTACGCGCGGGTGAACGTGCCCTCGCTCGCGGTCTCCGGGTGGTTTGACGGCAACCATCCCGGCACTCCGATGAACTACTTGGCGATGAAGGCGCTCGGCGCAACCCCGGAAGCGCGGCGTCCGCGTTTCGTGATCGGCCCATGGTATCACTGGCCCGTCGCCACGCGGGAGCTCGGAGGGATTGATTACGGCGCTGCCGCGGCCATCGACTGGGACGGTTACGTCACCCGGTTCTTCGACCATTACCTGAAGGGCGTCGATAATGGCGTGGAGCGCGACGCGCCCGTGCACGTGTTCGTGATGGGCGCGAACGAGTGGCGCGCCGAAGCGGACTGGCCGCTCCCGCGGACCCAGTGGACCAAGTTCTTTCTGCGCAGTCAGGGTAAGGCGAACTCGATCCGGGGCGATGGTGTGTTGAGCCCAACTGCGCCGAGCGGACCGGAGCCGGCCGACAGCTACATCTACGATCCGGCAACGCCGACGCGCGATCCGTTCTTCGGCTCTCAGAACAGCCGCGGCGACATAGACGGGGCGTTCGATACCCGCCTCTCGGCCATCACCGATGACGTGTTGGTGTACACGACGCCCGTGCTCACGGAAGACGTCGAAGTCACCGGTCCAATCACCGCCAAGCTTTACGCGGCGACGTCTGCGCGGGACACCGACTGGATGATGCGCCTTGTGGATGTGCGGCCGGACGGCAGCACCGCCTTCCTCACCGACGGCGTGATCCGCGCGCGCAATCGTGATCCGGAAAATCAGGGTCGCTTCACGGCGGAGCGGTTCACAACGATCACGCCGAACCAGGTCTATGAGTACACACTGGAGTTCTGGCGCGGGACGGCGAATGTCTTTGCCAAGGGGCATCGCATCCGCGTGGAGATCTCGAGCAGTTTTTTTCCCTACTACTTGCGCAACTTGAATACCGGCGAGGACAACGTGGGCCTGGCCACAGGTTCCGTGGTGGCTACGCAGAAAATCCACCATTCAAGCCAGGCTCCGTCACACATCGTTCTTCCGGTGATCCCGAGGCGATCCTGA